In Procambarus clarkii isolate CNS0578487 chromosome 58, FALCON_Pclarkii_2.0, whole genome shotgun sequence, one genomic interval encodes:
- the LOC123768002 gene encoding mucin-2-like has product MVPIANRTPRSGPHSNAVYWLIHAPIRTQEECAHQDSGRVHPSGLSKGAPIRTQQGVELLALGPHLSNRRVSSQLVLRPDSLKRRPPHPPPSKVHSTILTYSVFKTGPCEAPTPCEAPIPCEAPTPCEAPTPCEAPTLCEAPTPCETPTPCEAPTPCEAPTPCEAPTACETPTPCEAPTPCEAHTPCEAPTPCEAHTPCEAPTPCEAPTPCEAHTPCEAHTPCEAPTPCEAHTPCEAPTPSEAHTPCKAPTPCEAPTPCEAHTTFFGWGLNVKFSCPLAYPDVLKLSRATSSFRPADRPITNRPTHPRSSNAQQQQQQLLLIILTTAAAPHHTQQQQLLLITLNNSSCSSSHSQQQLLLITLTTAAAPHHTHNSSCSSSHSQQQLLLITLTTAAAPHHTHNSSCSSSYSQQQLLLITLTTAAAHHTHNNSSCSSSYSQQQLLLITLTTAAAPHHTHNSSCSSSHSTTAAAPHHTQQQQLLLITLINNSSCSSSHSQQQLLLITLNNNSCSSSHSTAAAPHHTHNSSCSSSYSQQQQLLLITLNNSSCSSSHSTTAAAPHHTHNSSCSSSHSQQQLLLITLTTAAAPHHTQQQQLLLITLNNSSCSSSHSSTTAAPHQILASRPTEDPT; this is encoded by the exons ggtcgagctgttagctcttggaccccacctttctaaccgtcgAGTGTCTAGTCAACTCGTCCTCAGACCAGactcgttaaagcggcggccaCCTCACCCACCCCCCTCCAAGGTGCATTCAACAATTTTAACATATTCTGTATTCAAAACAG GTCCCTGTGAGGCTCCAACGCCCTGTGAGGCTCCCATACCCTGTGAGGCTCCCACGCCCTGTGAGGCTCCCACGCCCTGTGAGGCTCCGACACTCTGTGAGGCTCCCACGCCCTGTGAGACTCCGACGCCCTGTGAGGCTCCAACGCCCTGTGAGGCTCCCACGCCCTGTGAGGCTCCGACAGCCTGTGAGACTCCCACGCCCTGTGAGGCTCCCACGCCCTGTGAGGCTCACACGCCCTGTGAGGCTCCCACGCCCTGTGAGGCTCACACGCCCTGTGAGGCTCCCACGCCCTGTGAGGCTCCCACGCCCTGTGAGGCTCACACGCCCTGTGAGGCTCACACGCCCTGTGAGGCTCCCACGCCCTGTGAGGCTCACACGCCCTGTGAGGCTCCCACGCCCTCTGAGGCTCACACGCCCTGTAAGGCTCCCACGCCCTGTGAGGCTCCCACGCCCTGTGAGGCTCACACGACGTTCTTTGGTTGGGGCTTGAACgtg AAATTCTCGTGTCCGTTGGCGTATCCTGACGTACTCAAGCTGTCCCGAGCCACGTCAAGCTTCCGACCAGCCGACCGACCCATCACCAACCGACCGACTCATCCTCGGAGTTCGaacgcacaacaacaacaacagcagctgctCCTCATCATACTCACAACAGCAGCTGCTCCTCATCACACTCAACAACAGCAGCTGCTCCTCATCACACTCAACAACAGCAGCTGCTCCTCATCACACTCACAACAGCAGCTGCTCCTCATCACACTCACAACAGCAGCTGCTCCTCATCACACTCACAACAGCAGCTGCTCCTCATCACACTCACAACAGCAGCTGCTCCTCATCACACTCACAACAGCAGCTGCTCCTCATCATACTCACAACAGCAGCTGCTCCTCATCATACTCACAACAGCAGCTGCTCCTCATCACACTCACAACAGCAGCTGCTCATCACActcacaacaacagcagctgctCCTCATCATACTCACAACAGCAGCTGCTCCTCATCACACTCACAACAGCAGCTGCTCCTCATCACACTCACAACAGCAGCTGCTCCTCATCACACTCAACAACAGCAGCTGCTCCTCATCACACTCAACAACAGCAGCTGCTCCTCatcacactcatcaacaacagcagctgcTCCTCATCACACTCACAACAGCAGCTGCTCCTCATCACACTCAACAACAACAGCTGCTCCTCATCACACTCAACAGCAGCTGCTCCTCATCATACTCACAACAGCAGCTGCTCCTCATCATACTCACAACAGCAACAGCTGCTCCTCATCACACTCAACAACAGCAGCTGCTCCTCATCACACTCAACAACAGCAGCTGCTCCTCATCACACTCACAACAGCAGCTGCTCCTCATCACACTCACAACAGCAGCTGCTCCTCATCACACTCACAACAGCAGCTGCTCCTCATCACACTCAACAACAGCAGCTGCTCCTCATCACACTCAACAACAGCAGCTGCTCCTCatcacactcatcaacaacagctGCTCCTCATCAAATATTAGCATCTAGACCAACAGAAGACCCTACATAA